A part of Desulfotomaculum nigrificans DSM 574 genomic DNA contains:
- the glpA gene encoding anaerobic glycerol-3-phosphate dehydrogenase subunit GlpA — MKTDKTQVVVIGGGATGTGILRDLALRGISGILVEQGDLAHGTSSRFHGLLHSGARYAVKDQAAARECLEENKILRRIAANCVEPIGGLFVQAPGDDPAYVDRWVAACQDAGIDPEEIDVQELLQANPVLGTNITRAFKVPDAAVDGFRVLWGNVNSARRYGAKIMTYTRVTAIHQSNGRVTGVEVTNQLTGAKQFIECETVINAAGAWAGEIAALAGLELKVIKDKGTLVAFNHRLMNRVVNRLRPPGDGDIFVPHGTITILGTTSMTVDNPACSQPEQSEVLRLLQIGRELVPELENYRMIRAFAGVRPLYQPGNAAEGRAVTRNFALLDHQQLDGLTGFVSIVGGKFTTFRLMAEKTVDLVAARLGVNKPCRTAEEPLTAPVADELLQRGKKVFGIPGAQKAAERLGDDFAKVVEQAEQKPELQKMFCECELVSLAEISHVAQDETCFALGDIRRKTRMGMGTCQGTFCSYRTLGALAKYDRFAGNHRAYLSNFLQKRWKGIRPVLWGQQLREAQLSTAIYSSLFGMERMK; from the coding sequence ATGAAAACGGATAAAACTCAGGTGGTGGTAATAGGTGGCGGGGCCACCGGAACCGGTATTCTCCGTGACCTGGCCCTCCGGGGTATATCCGGGATACTGGTAGAACAGGGGGACCTGGCCCACGGGACCAGTTCTCGCTTCCACGGGCTGCTCCATAGCGGGGCCCGTTATGCGGTGAAGGATCAAGCAGCGGCCCGGGAGTGCCTGGAGGAGAATAAAATTTTGCGCCGGATTGCGGCCAACTGTGTGGAACCCATTGGCGGACTTTTTGTACAGGCACCCGGAGATGACCCGGCTTATGTTGACCGGTGGGTTGCCGCCTGTCAAGATGCGGGTATTGATCCTGAGGAAATAGATGTACAGGAACTGTTACAGGCTAACCCTGTTTTGGGGACCAATATCACCAGGGCCTTTAAAGTACCGGATGCGGCGGTGGACGGTTTTCGGGTGCTTTGGGGAAATGTTAATTCGGCCCGGCGTTACGGGGCCAAAATCATGACCTATACCAGGGTCACTGCCATCCACCAAAGTAACGGTCGGGTTACCGGGGTAGAGGTAACCAATCAACTGACCGGGGCAAAACAGTTCATTGAGTGTGAGACGGTGATTAACGCCGCCGGTGCCTGGGCCGGTGAAATAGCCGCCCTGGCTGGCCTGGAACTAAAGGTGATTAAGGATAAGGGTACGTTGGTGGCCTTTAATCACAGGCTGATGAACCGGGTAGTTAACCGACTGCGGCCGCCGGGGGACGGGGATATTTTTGTTCCCCACGGCACCATTACTATCCTGGGTACCACCTCCATGACCGTTGATAACCCGGCTTGCAGCCAACCGGAACAAAGTGAAGTGCTCAGGCTGTTGCAAATTGGCCGCGAGCTGGTGCCGGAGTTAGAGAATTATCGGATGATTCGGGCCTTCGCCGGGGTGCGGCCTCTATACCAGCCGGGTAATGCCGCTGAGGGGCGGGCTGTCACCCGTAACTTTGCTTTACTGGATCACCAACAGTTGGACGGTTTAACCGGTTTTGTCAGCATTGTCGGCGGTAAGTTTACCACCTTCCGTCTGATGGCTGAAAAAACGGTGGATTTGGTGGCCGCCCGGCTGGGGGTCAATAAACCCTGTCGGACAGCGGAAGAACCCTTGACCGCCCCCGTGGCCGATGAATTATTGCAGCGGGGGAAAAAGGTCTTTGGAATACCCGGGGCGCAAAAGGCCGCCGAGCGACTGGGGGACGACTTTGCCAAGGTGGTGGAACAGGCGGAGCAAAAACCCGAGCTACAAAAAATGTTCTGTGAGTGTGAACTGGTCAGCCTGGCGGAAATTAGTCACGTGGCCCAGGATGAAACATGTTTTGCCCTGGGTGATATCCGCCGTAAGACCAGAATGGGCATGGGCACTTGCCAGGGGACCTTTTGCAGCTACCGTACCCTGGGGGCCCTGGCCAAATATGACCGATTTGCCGGCAATCACCGGGCTTATTTAAGCAATTTCTTGCAGAAACGGTGGAAGGGTATCAGGCCGGTTTTATGGGGACAGCAATTGCGGGAAGCACAATTATCAACGGCCATTTATAGCTCACTATTTGGGATGGAGAGAATGAAATGA
- a CDS encoding glycerol-3-phosphate responsive antiterminator, giving the protein MESLRDVILEKKIGAAIRRPEDLEEAIRHPNIKVIFLLNGDINYLPQMVKRVRAADKPLLVHIDLMEGIGKDRSGIHLLKRIGVSGIVTTKSSLVKYANEEEVFVIQRLFIVDSESIKTAIRVAGHVKPTAVEILPAIVPARIIKEIKNALALPVLGGGLLKTEDDVREALSKGMDAISTSLRHLWNITF; this is encoded by the coding sequence ATGGAATCTTTACGGGACGTAATACTGGAGAAAAAAATTGGTGCCGCCATTCGCCGGCCTGAAGATCTGGAGGAGGCCATCCGCCACCCCAATATCAAAGTTATATTTCTTTTAAACGGTGATATTAATTACTTGCCTCAGATGGTTAAAAGGGTGCGGGCAGCCGATAAGCCTTTGTTAGTTCATATTGACCTCATGGAAGGGATCGGTAAGGATAGGTCAGGTATTCACCTGCTTAAAAGAATAGGTGTGAGCGGCATTGTTACCACCAAGTCAAGTTTAGTAAAGTATGCTAATGAAGAAGAGGTCTTTGTCATCCAAAGACTGTTTATCGTAGACTCGGAATCTATTAAAACAGCCATCCGGGTGGCTGGCCATGTTAAACCCACGGCGGTAGAAATTCTACCGGCCATCGTACCTGCCCGCATTATTAAGGAAATAAAAAATGCCCTGGCCTTACCTGTACTGGGCGGGGGGCTGCTAAAAACCGAAGATGATGTAAGAGAAGCTCTTAGCAAAGGTATGGATGCCATTTCCACCAGTCTTAGGCACCTCTGGAATATAACTTTTTAA
- a CDS encoding YaaR family protein — protein sequence MKIATLLDKNKTTAGVAKSPAAGEGAKINQTFSNTLDTAEKEQTQRQLSEMVDKIKAAGNRLKAGTTEAAIREYKDAIKNYLSFVLKNYYKLRHDRSINYSTVYTRVEVINQEVDQLTKKLLEQQRDCIDIVAEVDKITGLILDVYS from the coding sequence GTGAAAATAGCAACTTTGTTGGACAAGAATAAAACCACCGCCGGTGTAGCCAAATCTCCCGCCGCGGGGGAGGGGGCTAAAATTAATCAAACTTTCTCTAACACCCTGGACACCGCCGAAAAAGAGCAAACGCAAAGGCAGTTAAGTGAGATGGTGGATAAAATTAAAGCCGCCGGTAACAGGTTAAAGGCTGGCACCACTGAGGCGGCCATTCGGGAATACAAGGATGCAATTAAAAATTATTTATCCTTTGTGCTAAAAAACTATTATAAACTAAGACATGACCGGAGTATTAACTATAGTACTGTCTATACCAGGGTGGAAGTGATTAATCAAGAAGTGGATCAGTTAACCAAAAAGTTACTGGAACAGCAAAGGGACTGTATAGACATTGTGGCGGAGGTGGATAAAATCACCGGTCTGATTCTGGATGTGTATAGTTGA